The genomic segment GGAGGAGGGGATGTCATTCTGATTTTACCCAGGGCACTGCTGTGGTAGGCAGCAGGTATGCCATGACGCAGCGGTGGCTGTCCAGTGCCGTAGCTGCCTGCTGTACTGCCAGTGAGGCCAGGCCATCAGCATGGAGGTGGGTTAGACGAGCCTTTGAactggggagagaaggaaggaagaaggcgTGTGACTGCTCTGAGTCCCTAATCGGTTGCACAGAAGCTGCTGCTGTCTGCGTGTCTCTTGTGTGCTGAGAGGATGCACTGTGACATTTTTCTGGGGGTGTCATAACCTTCTGGCCTGTATTGCCCAAAGCCTGGGCTCCTTGGGGGTTTGGGTGGGGATAGGCACAAGGGTCCTGCCAGCGGCACAGCCAGGGCATCTGCCTTCCAGGGCAGGTTCCAGGTTCACGGAATGGTTGTTGCTCAGGCGCTTCCTGTGAAGGCTGCAACTATTGTTGGCAAATTTTGGCTTGCCACGTGGCCTTTCTGAGTAGGACTGGAGAAGGGGCAGGACTGTGGCCTGTGGTCAGATCAAACCTCCACAGCCCCACTGTGATATGGGCCAGAAATAGTGCCTTGCCCATCTCAAGCCATCTGAAAAAGAGAAACCCTATGCCGGCTGCCCAGAGATGGCTTGGAAAACTGAGCTGCCCAAGACGGCTGTGCCACCACGGAGGCTGGATTTACGAGTGCTCTCGACATATAGTGAAGAATTGTTAATTGAacccctactatgtgccaagccaCCTAACAGTCTTCCCTAGAGCAGCTGCAGTGTCAACAGGGAAAGGCGCATGTGTGCAGATACTGCTACATAAGAGCTCCTGTGAGACCGTCCCAGAGTGGAGGAGAGCAGAGGGACCCAGCAGGAATAGGCAGCAGGCTGGGAGAGGCCAGGCCGGCTCAGAGGAGATGGTGTCAGGGGCAGCATCTTGAAGGATTAGAAGGTGGCTGACTGGAGGGACATCATGAGTGAGGACCATGTCAGAGgctctgggaggcaggaggggccCTGCCCTGCAGGCACTCAGGCCAGTGGGATGCTCAGGTACTTGGATTGTGAATGCCTCGTGGGGGCTGGTGGCAAAGCAGGCGGGCCACGACCAGGTCACAGGAGCCTGGGTTTCACTCTGTGGTCAAcagatttcttttaatttttagttatgGAAAATTTGTAGGATATGCCAAAGTAGGTGGAAGAATGTGGTGAACCCCACATGCTGCCGCCGCGCACACCAGTTGCTACCCCTGCGGCCAGTCCTGCCCTCCGCACCCTGACAGCATCCCCGCCACGCCCTGCCCTATGTGGCTCTGAAGAAATCCCCCAGTGACCTGAATTCCATGAAGCCCGGTGTCTGGCTGGGGGTGGGTCAGTCAGGAGTTTGGTCCTGGAATGATTGGGTGGCACTTTGTAGTTTCACTTCAATTTCAGAGTAATCACTGAGTCTCCCTGTTTGCCTTGCCTTTCAGTGGGAAGTTGGTGTCTCCAAAGTGGAAGAATTTCAAGGGCCTGAAGCTACAGTGGAGAGACAAGATCCGGCTCAATAATGCCATCTGGCGGGCCTGGTACATGCAGTGTAAGTGCCGCCCAGCCTAGGCTCCGGTGGTGGTCAGAACTCCATGGCCTGGAGGCCTGGGCACCCAGGGGCTAGAGTCTGCTCCTGAGACCTGGTGTTTCTAACAGAAGTTCAGTCTGTGCAGACAGGAAGCCCAAGCCAAGTCCTAGGGGAGTGGACATTTACTGGCTATCAGGCCCAGCAGAGGGGTGGCATCTGAAGAGTCAGGGAGCAGGCCTAGGAAGACTCGGGCACGGGCCTTCTCTCTCCAGCCCGGGTGTCGTGGACCTGGCAGCTTCTTCGGGAGATGAGTGTGCTGGGGCAGGCTTGTGTTGGGCTGGCCTTTCTCTGAGTAGCCACACTGCCTTTCTGGCTGAGGCGTTATTGACAGATTCCTTCCCTTTCACCTGGATTCCTTTATTCCCCTGAAATCTCCTTTTCctagggaaggagaaggaaagggtaCCGGGGAATATGGTCCGCCCTGGGGGAGGGGTGCAGCAGACAGGCTGGGGCTCCCTCAGGGGTCTGGATCATGGTATGACTCTCACCCTCTCTCTGCTCAGATCTGGAGAAGCGCAAGAATCCTGTGTGCCACTTTGTGACGCCCCTAGACGGCTCTGTGGACGTAGATGAGCACCGCCGGCCGGAGGTACTTGGCAGTGACCAAGGGTGGTTGAGAATGGAAACATACCAGCACCTTACCAGGAGCAGCTCACCGCGGGCTAGTCCTGCAGGAGAGGCTGCAGAGGGGAGTACAGGGGCCAGGCCTGGGAGCTGGTGGCCTCTGGCAACCCCAGGCTGCAGAGCCTCCCCCTTCTCAGAGGGATTGGCCCAGGGACTGAGGGGGTTAATatcttttctgttaatttttaaagtgtgtgtctatgtgtgatTATACATGCACAGGAAGTGTCTAGAAAAATATACAGACGTGTCTTTATTAAGAGACTTCAGGAGCCTCTGGGGAGTAGGATTAGGGCTGCCAGATGAGGGGGGGATGTTTTCTTCACTGCATACTCTTCTGCGTTGCTTTAATTGTGTCTAGGCCTGTCTCACTGTTAACGATAAAGGGGAATTTAGAAGGTAAGCTAATGAAAGGCAGTTTTGAGACAGTTATAATCTGGTATTAGACAGTATCAAGGGATATCATTTTGTTGGGTATGGCAATATTGTAATCAGTTCTTTTTAACAGAAAAGCATCTTCGCTGTCGCTGTCAGGGACACACACAGAGTGTTTGTAGGTGAGGTGATTTGGACCTTGAGATCAGAAAGTGAGGCAGCCCCAGGCGCTGGGGCTCCTTACCTCTAGAGCTCGGAGGCTGTCATGCCAGGCATCCACGCTGGCATCACGCGAAGGTTGGATGAGAGGCTCCTAGAGGGCACATTCCACGTGAAACTTCCTGGAATTGGCTGTTCATTTTTGCCCTTTGAATGTGGCAGAGGCTGTGGGGAAGGAGCATTTATGGGGGACTCGGGAGTTTCTGCAGCGTTCCcctgctgcttcctctgctgGAGTGTTCTGCTCTCACCCCGTCCTCCTGGTCAGAGCCTCAGGACCGTGCCCCCAAGGCCTTTGGATGCCTTAGGTCTTGAGATGAAAGCGCATTGTTAGCTAGAGGGCCTGCTGTGGCACAGCAGAAGTGGGACGTACTTTCTGAGTGATGTGGTAGCCACCGTGGGGTTTCCAGCTGGATTGCCTAAGGCCTGATTGTAGTGCCGGATACTTCTCGGTACACCAGTTGAGCTTTACTGATCAAGCAGACCCCCTCTTTTCACTCTGGCCTCTGTCCCTGTCCTAGGCCATCACCACGGAAGGGAAGTACTGGAAGAGCCGCATCGAGATTGTGATCCGGGAGTATCACAAGTGGAGAACCTACTTCAAGAAAAGGGTATCTGGCTGGAGTGTTCAGGCAGCCCGCCTAGGGAGGGAGCCGGCAGAGTCCCTGGTTCAGAGCCCTGGCCGAGGCTGTAGGCTCCACAGCCGCCCCACCTGGATGTGGAGCATCAAGCAGTAAATCTGGGGCCCAGTGTGCCAGACTAGCCCAGGCGATGGCCTGCCTCAGTCAGGTCATCTTTgctctcagtttctccatctgtgcaTTGGGTGGGAGTCTCCTTTGTGCAGGCATCGGCCTGGGGATGGTGTGAGCAGgacccctgcctgcctccccaaGAGTTGTGTATATTCTAGAGCCCTTGGGCCCTCCTAGGGCCATTGGTGACCGCCGTGTCCTGTCCCTTTGCCCACAGCTACAGCAGCACAAGGATGAGGACCTCTCCAGCCTGGTCCAGGTGGGTGAGCCTGGGAGCTCTGAGGACCTCCACTTTGACACGAGACAGCAGGGACTTCGGTGGCCCACCGGGGAGCCCTGCAAAAGGTGGCAGGCCATGGGCCCTCCCTGGAGTCTCAGGAATGGCTCAAGAAGCAGTCCAGCTCTCCATTGGGTGGGCTGGAGGGAGCCACTCTCCGAATGCCTCCACCCTGCTGCCTCACTTCCACGGGGCAGCCCTGTGTTGAATTTCCCCAGCTGACAGGTGTGGGAATTCTTCGTCCCACTGTCAGTTACTCTTTGATGCTTCCTCCCCCATGTTGGTGTTGTGTTAGGACGATGACATGCTATATTGGCACAAGCACGGGGATGGATGGAAGACCCCCGTCCCCATGGAGGAGGACCCCCTGCTGGACACAGACATGCTCATGTCGGAATTCAGCGACACCCTCTTCTCCACGCTTTCTTCACACCAGCCGGTGGCCTGGCCCAATCCCCGGGAAATAGGTAACCCAAACCAGGGCCTTGGGCTTTGAACAGCCAGCCGCTTCCTTCTCTGCCAGGCCTCCTCTGGGCCAGGGTTCCTTCAGGGCCGTCTCTGAGCTGCTGCGCATCACGGTTGGGGGCAGGCAGTAAGGAAGGGAAGGATGGCTGGCCTCATTTGACATCCAGGCTGCACATACCGAGTGGGTGGGTCTGCAGAGTGGGCCTACTGGGCCGCTGCCATTCCCGTAGTGCCATGGTGGGAGGATAGCAGCAGGGTCTAGTCTGAGTCATTGGCACATTTCGGATGCTGTTCCCTTCACGGGGGACATGTGCCATGCCTACGCCAAGGCAGCCGGGCCGTGACTCATACTAAAGAAAATCGGAAGCACTCCCGGGTGTGACCCCTCACCTTGGTGGCATTCAGTCTTCCAGTTAACCCCTCAGGGAAGAGCCCTAAGATTGAAAATTAGAACAGTGTTGGGGGAGGTCTCTGTTCTTTGTTGAGCTCTTCACAGCTTCCTGGGGTGTCCATTCCCTGATACTCAATTTTACCTTCCTGGCAAAAACACTTTCCTGCCTTCTGAGGGTTCGGAATGGCCACGAACCCACGAGAAGGTAGAAATCCCAGCCAGCTCCTTGGAAGACTCTAGAATGTGAGCAGGGCCAGGAAGGTCTGTTCCAGGCCTTTTTTATGTTCCTGCAACATTGTCTGAGAAGACAAAATGGTTCCTCTCTCTGTGATTCTTGCAGCACATCTGGGAAATGCAGACATGATCCAGCCGGGACTGATTCCTTTGCAGCCTAACCTGGACTTCATGGACACCTTTGAGCCTTTCCAGGGTGAGGACCAGAGGCAGACAGAGCATGGCTGCCTGCATCTCCCCCAGCCCAGCACAGAGCAGATTGCTGCCTTCCTTTAAGAGCAAGACTTGGTAGAATGGGCAAGGGGGCGagcacagaattttttaaaaaactaaactgtTTTTTGTAGTAACTGCAAGGTCTGGGAAGTTTTTCTGGGACATTGTTCAGCAAGGAAATTGGTCCTGGTTTTAGCCGTGACCGTAAGCAGTTCTCCCTCGAAGCAGCAGAGGGCGCTGACGACACAGCCAGCTCCCTGCCAAGGCCCTGCAGTTAGATGGGTCCTTGAGCCCCTGCTGTTGTGAGAGCAGCAGAAACGCCAGGCCTGGGAGTGTTTCAGAGCCCAGGATAGTTGCCAACATGTGTGGTTCCAACCAGAGCCCcctttctacagaaaaaaaaggtGTCTCTAAGGGTAATGCCTCTGGCCATGGCACCCCCTGGGCCATGTGGGCTTTAGGGGTTTAGTCCTTGATttgtttgagtctttttttttttttttagagacagggtcttgcgctgtcacccaggctaaaatgcagtggctcaatcatggttcactgcagccctgaactcccgggctcaagtgatccgccctcctcagccgtacctgggactacaggcacacacaaacacacccagttcatttcttcattttttgtaaagacggggtctcctatgttgcccaggtgatcctcctgcctctgcttcccaaagtgctagaattacaggtgtaagccatcacacccagcctgttttagtctttgttattttgagacagagcctggctctgtagcccaggctgaagtacagtggcaagaacacagctcactgcaccctctaactcctgggcttaagcgatcctcccgcctcagcctcccgtgtagttgGGACCACTGGTGGCaccaaccaggcatggtggttggcaccatttttttgtttgtttgttttttgagatgggagtctcactctgtcgtcaggctggagtgcagtggtgcaatcttggctcattgcaacctctgcttcccaggttcaagccattctcctgcctcaacctcctgagtagctgggactacaggcatgcgccaccacgccgggctaatttttgtatttttagtagagatggggtttcaccatgttggccaggatggtctcgatctcttgacctcaagatccgcccaccttggcctcccaaagtgctgggattataggcatgagccaccatgcctggccctgtttgAGTCTTGATTCCAGCAAATGCTGGGCACACTGAGCTCAGAAGACCCCTGCTGTTGTTTTTCAGACCTCTTCTCTTCTAGCCGCTCCATTTTTGGCTCCATGCTACCTGCATCTGCCTCAGCACCTGTACCAGATCCCAACAACCCACCTGCACAGGTAGAGGAAGCTGGGGgatgggtgggggaaggggctggCAGGCACAGGGCTACTCATCAAAGGTTTGCTGCCGGAGCAAGGCTAATGACATAGCCACACAGTCACCAGCAAAGCGTCAAGCGGTGCTACACCAGTGCTAATGTGCAGAGGCACGATTCCAGCCCTCTGACAACATCCTTCAGCACCCATGGGTGGGAGACTCTGTCGGTCCAGGTATGCTCCTGCCTGAGTGCCAGGTAACCTATGTGCAGCTAGCTCTGCTCCGACTAATTAACATGGAATTAGCtagacagagaagaaaagcatagattactaataaaaatatcttctgtATATTTCTTTCACGTTTTACTAAGCAATCCAAAAAGTTGCTTACAAGTGCTTGGGCTACAGAGCTGAGCGAGGTACCATTCTTTGTCCTTATGGAGCCCTCATGCTTATGCCCATGACCAGTTAGATACTGGTAAGCTGGCATCATCTTCAAACAGGCTCCAGGAAGAATTTCTACTGCAGAGACTGGGATCTGAACCATTCCTCGTAGCTTTTCTTATTTAGGAAGAGGTGGCCTGATGACCAGTTGACACGTGAAATTGTCCTCGGGGAGCCCTGAGCAGCTGCAGTCCAGGCTACCTCTGCTCAGTAACAGAAGATGGCAGAGACTTTGGGAGACTCTGCTGGACTCCAGAAACAAGATATTCCCAGGCTGCTAGCCAGCTGTGTGAGGGCCGTTGCCTTATCTGAGCTCTGAGTTACTTAGTTTTTAATGGAAACAAGACCCCCGCAGACACGCAGGGAAACACAAATCCCTGTCCCCAGATCAGCAGCCATGGGCGTGGAGACATGGCCTTTGTGCCTCTGTCCTAGCGCCTGGCCTGTGTAGTTGGACTTGGCAGTGTGCAGTGCTAGAAAGGAACTGTCTGACCCCAGTGTTGCTTCCTggctcctcttttcctttttcaggaGAGCGTCCTGCAGACCGCCGCCCTCCCCACTGTGAGCCTGCCTGACAGCCTCATCGCGCCCCCCACCGCCCCGCCCCTGGCTCACGTGGACGGGCAGAGCTGTGAACACACCTCCCGGGCTGAGGACCCGTTTATCCAGCCCACGGACTTCGGTCCCTCAGAGCCACCACTGAGTGTCCCACAGCCCTTCCTCCCCGTCTTCACCATGCCCCTGCTGTCTCCCAGCCCCGCTCCACCACCTGTCTCCCCCGTGTTACCGTTAGTTCCTCCTCCTGCCACTGCCCTGAACCCCCCAGCTCCACCCACCTTCCACCAGCCACAGAAGTTTGCTGGAGTGAGCAAAGTGCCGTCTGTCATCACCCACACGGCCTCCGCCACCCTCACCCATGACGCCTCTGCCACCACCTTCAGCCAGAGTCAGGGCCTTGTGATCACCACCCATCACCCTGCCCCATCAGCGGCCCCCTGTGGACTGGCACTGTCTCCTGTCCCCCGGCCTCCTCAGCCACGGTTAACTTTTGTGCACCCCAAACCTGTATCCTTGACTGGGGGCAGGCCTAAGCAGCCCCACAAAATAGTGCCTGCTCCCAAACCAGAGCCCGTGTCCTTGGTGTTGAAGAACACCTGCATCGCCCCAGGTGAGCCAGGTGGGGGAACTCGGTGTGGGGCTCCCCCTGACCCAGAGCAGAGGGATGTTTTCCCATCCCAAAGGCTTTCAAACTTGtgaccaccacccccaccctggtGTGCACATGTgcgcgcatgcacacacaaccacttaaatgaaacaaaagtggCATTAAATAATACATGTCCGTGATCTAGTCCATTTTCTGTGctctatctttttttgttttttttttgtttgttttttttttgagacagagtcttgctctgccacccaggctggagtgcagtggcataatcttggctcactgcaacctccccgtcctgggttcaagcgattctcctgcctcagcctcccgagtagctggtattacaggtgtgtgccaccatactcggctaatttttgtttgtttgtttgtttgttttttgagacagagtctcactctgtcgcccagctctagtgcagtggtgtgatctcggctcactgcaaccttcgcctcccgggttcaagcgattctactgcctcagcctcttgagtagctgggattataggcacccatcactacgtccagctaattttttgtatttttagtagagacagggcatcaccatgttggccaggctggtcttgaactcctgaccttgtgattcaccctcctcagcctcccacagtgctgggattacaggcatgagctaccacgcccagtccatttttttaatttttagtagagatgaggtttcatcatgttggccaggctggtctcgaactcctgatctcaggtgatctgcccacctcggcctcccaaagtgctaggattacaggtgtgagccaccgcacccagtctctattctcttttttttttcttttttttttttgagatggagtttcactgttgtcgccacgactggagtgcaatggcgcaatcttggctcactgcaacctccgcctcccgggttcaagtgattctcctgtctcagcctcctgagtagctgggattacaggcgtgtgccaccacacctggctacttttgtatttttagtagagacggggttttaccatgttggccaggctgatctcgaactcctgacctcaggtgatccacccacctcggcctcccaaagtgctgggattacaggtgtgagccacagcacccagcctctctatctttttttaaagttagtcaCAACCTACAATGTGAAAACACATGGTCCTGGCTATCTCTTTACTGGTTCTATAACATATCTCCTTCAAGAAGTCACACAAAGTTTTAGGTGCCTTGGTGCCTTCGTCTTCCTGTCCCCTGCAGTTGGAAACAAGCTGTCTCACTGGCAGAGAGGCAGCCTCTGCAGGGTGGGCCAAGCCCTGTGGCCCAGGGCTGCACCTGAACCTCCTCCTTGTCCTGGCAGCTGCCTTTTCAGGACAACCACAAGCGGTGATCATGACGTCAGGGCCTCTGAAGAGAGAAGGGATGTTGGCCTCCACGGTGTCCCAGTCCAACGTGGTCATCGCACCTGCTGCCATCGCCAGGGTGAGGAGGGCCCTGGACAGACCCGCCGTGTCCTTCTCACCCTGTTCCTGGGCAGCCCTCACCTGAGACGATGGGTGTGCCGCCCTGCTGTGCATCAGCGGTCGGGGGTGACCTCTCTCCCATGTCACTGCAGGCTCCTGGGGTCCCGGAGTTCCACAGCAGCATCCTGGTGACAGATCTCGGCCATGGCACGAACAGCCCGCCTGCCCCCATCTCCCGGCTCTTCCCGAGCACAGCGCAAGACCCCCTGGGGAAGGGCGAGCAGGTCCAGCTGCATGGGGGTAGCCCCCAGGTCACTATCACAGGGCCCAGTGAGTGTTCACTCAGCGGGATGGTTGGGACATCACAAGGGAAGTAACTGGGCCTGCTGTGGATCATGGGGGGCGCTTGCTGGGTCCTCAGGACGGAGCCTGGGCTTAGAACATACAGTGAGGTCTTATAAGCCTGCCAATAACACAGTCTGGGAACATCCTCTGTGGGTGGCAGGATGACCTGTGGTGGCACTGGCAGGGTGAAAAGTAATGGGCACGTGGCCGTGTAGGTGACCAGTGTGCTCAGGGAGTCCCAGCTGACTGCCCACGAAGGTCTGGCACTGAGCTGCTGTTCTCACCCAGAGAAGGGATTGAGGAGCCCTGGGGTTCCTGTCTCTGGGAACTTCAGCCTGGGGTTGCTGTGGCCACAGAAGCCACCCAGCCTCATCTGGGCACCAACATGGCCTTCCCCAGCAGGTCTCTGCACTACAGGTCTGTGCCCCATGCCCACTCTTGGGGTGAGACAGTCAGAGCAGGACTGATTTTGCCCAGGGACATCTGAGGAGCCAGCAGGCCAGGTCAGGGACAAATGGTTTGCCCGAGGCTGTGCTGCTGGTAGAGGGTGTAAGGCAGATGGGGCCCCTTCCCTCAAATGCCTGCCGTGCCAGGAAGGGAAATGGAAATGGCctcttttcttaaataaaagcatggtgtaggccgggtgcagtagctcatgcctgtacgcccaacactttgggaggctaaggcaagtggatcacttgaggtcaggagttcaagaccagcccgaccaacatggcgaaaaataaaaataaattttttttgtccctacctaataataataataataacaacaacaacaacagggcgtggtggcgtgcacctgtagtcccagctactcaggataataataacaacaacaacaacagggcgtggtggcgtgcacctgtagtcccagctactcaggataataataacaacaacaacaacagggcgtagtggcgtgcacctgtagtcccagctactcaggataataacaacaacaacaacaacagggcgtggtggcgtgcacctgtagtcccagctactcaggataataacaacaacaacaacaacagggcgtggtggcgtgcacctgtagtcccagctactcaggagacagagatgggagaatcacttgaccccaggagatgGCGGTTGAAGGGAGCTGAGatggagtcactgcactccagcctggacggcagagcgagactccgttttaaacaaacaaaagcatggTGTA from the Macaca thibetana thibetana isolate TM-01 chromosome 11, ASM2454274v1, whole genome shotgun sequence genome contains:
- the MLXIP gene encoding MLX-interacting protein isoform X2; translation: MAADVFMCSPRRPRSRGRQVLLKPQVPEDDDDSDTDEPSPPPASGAATPARAHASAAPPPPRAGPGREEPPRRQQIIHSGHFMVSSPHREHPPKKGYDFDTVNKQTCQTYSFGKTSSCHLSIDASLTKLFECMTLAYSGKLVSPKWKNFKGLKLQWRDKIRLNNAIWRAWYMQYLEKRKNPVCHFVTPLDGSVDVDEHRRPEAITTEGKYWKSRIEIVIREYHKWRTYFKKRLQQHKDEDLSSLVQDDDMLYWHKHGDGWKTPVPMEEDPLLDTDMLMSEFSDTLFSTLSSHQPVAWPNPREIAHLGNADMIQPGLIPLQPNLDFMDTFEPFQDLFSSSRSIFGSMLPASASAPVPDPNNPPAQESVLQTAALPTVSLPDSLIAPPTAPPLAHVDGQSCEHTSRAEDPFIQPTDFGPSEPPLSVPQPFLPVFTMPLLSPSPAPPPVSPVLPLVPPPATALNPPAPPTFHQPQKFAGVSKVPSVITHTASATLTHDASATTFSQSQGLVITTHHPAPSAAPCGLALSPVPRPPQPRLTFVHPKPVSLTGGRPKQPHKIVPAPKPEPVSLVLKNTCIAPAAFSGQPQAVIMTSGPLKREGMLASTVSQSNVVIAPAAIARAPGVPEFHSSILVTDLGHGTNSPPAPISRLFPSTAQDPLGKGEQVQLHGGSPQVTITGPSRDCPNSGQASPCASEQSPSPQSPQNNCSGKSDPKNVAALKNRQMKHISAEQKRRFNIKMCFDMLNSLISNNSKLTSHAITLQKTVEYITKLQQERGQMQEEARRLREEIEELNATIISCQQLLPATGVPVTRRQFDHMRDMFDEYVKSRTLQNWKFWIFSIIIKPLFESFKGMVSTSSLEELHRTALSWLDQHCSLPILRPMVLNTLRQLSTSTSILTDPAQLPEQASKAVTRIDKRLGES
- the MLXIP gene encoding MLX-interacting protein isoform X1; amino-acid sequence: MAADVFMCSPRRPRSRGRQVLLKPQVPEDDDDSDTDEPSPPPASGAATPARAHASAAPPPPRAGPGREEPPRRQQIIHSGHFMVSSPHREHPPKKGYDFDTVNKQTCQTYSFGKTSSCHLSIDASLTKLFECMTLAYSGKLVSPKWKNFKGLKLQWRDKIRLNNAIWRAWYMQYLEKRKNPVCHFVTPLDGSVDVDEHRRPEAITTEGKYWKSRIEIVIREYHKWRTYFKKRLQQHKDEDLSSLVQDDDMLYWHKHGDGWKTPVPMEEDPLLDTDMLMSEFSDTLFSTLSSHQPVAWPNPREIAHLGNADMIQPGLIPLQPNLDFMDTFEPFQDLFSSSRSIFGSMLPASASAPVPDPNNPPAQESVLQTAALPTVSLPDSLIAPPTAPPLAHVDGQSCEHTSRAEDPFIQPTDFGPSEPPLSVPQPFLPVFTMPLLSPSPAPPPVSPVLPLVPPPATALNPPAPPTFHQPQKFAGVSKVPSVITHTASATLTHDASATTFSQSQGLVITTHHPAPSAAPCGLALSPVPRPPQPRLTFVHPKPVSLTGGRPKQPHKIVPAPKPEPVSLVLKNTCIAPAAFSGQPQAVIMTSGPLKREGMLASTVSQSNVVIAPAAIARAPGVPEFHSSILVTDLGHGTNSPPAPISRLFPSTAQDPLGKGEQVQLHGGSPQVTITGPSRDCPNSGQASPCASEQSPSPQSPQNNCSGKSDPKNVAALKNRQMKHISAEQKRRFNIKMCFDMLNSLISNNSKLTSHAITLQKTVEYITKLQQERGQMQEEARRLREEIEELNATIISCQQLLPATGVPVTRRQFDHMRDMFDEYVKSRTLQNWKFWIFSIIIKPLFESFKGMVSTSSLEELHRTALSWLDQHCSLPILRPSEWGSARVRGFMLVLEGGWPQAEDSVCQTPLQATRWGQGRGTMLSRRPSVRSVQWGPEAPALPCLPACSDPACMDRVPTICQALYQVPSSVFSCVILIITSKDDPVC